One segment of Desulfovibrio sp. JC010 DNA contains the following:
- the lptE gene encoding LPS assembly lipoprotein LptE, whose product MVVVKSVKKLALLLCVVFAVSACGYHNSETEPNRVGKQFREVAIAKVENPTLERWLEPKIRSMMRDEITRRGQLVWADKSKAEALFNIRIIELSDGSRILGDQDVTLKYDMTLRVEMKVNSANDGSLIWSSGPLEVTESYYTGEEDATQQLVTKLMVRRLVDRMNQAY is encoded by the coding sequence GTGGTTGTTGTAAAATCTGTGAAAAAGCTGGCTCTGCTTCTCTGTGTTGTTTTTGCTGTCTCCGCCTGCGGCTACCATAACTCTGAGACCGAGCCCAACCGGGTCGGTAAGCAATTCCGCGAAGTGGCCATTGCCAAGGTGGAAAACCCCACCCTCGAACGCTGGCTGGAGCCGAAAATCCGCTCCATGATGCGTGATGAGATCACCCGCCGCGGGCAGCTTGTCTGGGCAGACAAGTCCAAGGCCGAAGCACTTTTCAATATCAGGATTATCGAACTTTCCGACGGCAGCCGCATTCTCGGTGATCAGGACGTAACCCTGAAATACGACATGACTCTCAGAGTAGAGATGAAAGTCAACAGCGCAAATGACGGTTCCCTGATCTGGAGTTCCGGACCGCTGGAAGTTACCGAGTCCTATTACACCGGCGAAGAAGATGCGACCCAGCAGTTGGTCACCAAGCTCATGGTGCGTCGCTTGGTGGATAGAATGAATCAGGCTTACTAA
- the holA gene encoding DNA polymerase III subunit delta: MSRPGYMFLICPDAELLHANIAEQQEKHGATDYEKKVYWADEDLPQTFWDDLTLQTLFGSSKVIVLRRAHKLKVAVWKNIDKAVASLSSSSFLFICLEGQWKSKTAPVPAVLKKRQCWKFAEKQKWFWKSAGLDQKSISGFVGKWAKANGLHIDSPVLNALSQALPKDARAARLELDKLDLAAGPDRKILMEHVTLIAHSEEMDFFAFMRSMSEGGDPVEIWRRVLTNHSEKDSMIFMLTASLTREARALWMMIHGEDSEVRLPPFVKKQKQGLAQRLGPARIARLFDIVMEAEIGIKTGQRKPEQALELLVASLTSLFAPPQRRR; the protein is encoded by the coding sequence ATGTCCAGACCCGGATACATGTTTCTTATCTGCCCGGATGCGGAACTGCTGCACGCCAATATTGCGGAGCAGCAGGAAAAGCACGGGGCTACTGATTACGAAAAAAAAGTATACTGGGCGGACGAAGACCTGCCCCAGACTTTCTGGGACGACCTCACTTTACAGACTCTTTTCGGCTCCAGTAAAGTTATTGTCCTGCGCCGTGCGCACAAGCTAAAGGTCGCGGTCTGGAAAAATATCGATAAAGCCGTAGCTTCCCTTTCAAGCTCCTCCTTTCTTTTTATCTGCCTTGAAGGGCAATGGAAAAGCAAAACCGCCCCGGTTCCGGCAGTACTGAAAAAACGCCAATGCTGGAAATTTGCCGAAAAGCAGAAATGGTTCTGGAAATCCGCAGGGCTGGACCAGAAATCCATTTCCGGCTTTGTGGGTAAATGGGCCAAAGCCAACGGCCTGCATATCGACAGCCCCGTGCTGAACGCCCTTTCGCAGGCCCTGCCCAAGGACGCACGGGCCGCACGGCTGGAGCTGGACAAGCTGGACCTTGCTGCCGGACCGGACCGCAAAATCCTCATGGAACATGTGACACTCATCGCCCATTCCGAGGAAATGGACTTTTTCGCTTTCATGCGCTCCATGTCCGAGGGCGGCGACCCGGTTGAAATCTGGCGTCGGGTACTGACCAACCACAGCGAAAAGGATTCCATGATCTTCATGCTTACCGCATCCCTGACCCGCGAGGCCCGCGCTTTGTGGATGATGATTCATGGTGAAGATTCCGAAGTACGCTTGCCTCCCTTCGTGAAGAAGCAGAAACAGGGACTTGCCCAGCGGTTGGGACCGGCCCGCATTGCGAGGCTTTTTGACATTGTCATGGAAGCCGAAATCGGCATCAAGACCGGTCAGCGCAAGCCGGAGCAGGCCCTTGAACTGCTGGTGGCTTCCCTGACATCGCTGTTCGCTCCCCCGCAGCGCAGACGCTGA
- the radC gene encoding DNA repair protein RadC, with product MKDKPHYHGHRQRLKEKLGKDSKNLADYEILELVLGQVLPRQDTKPLAKELLAEFGTLGGVFHAPDEQLKKFKGIGPGVLIFFTLMREFWTRIAEEPLKNKETLSSAEAVRKAAMARIGNLSKEEFWIALVNNQNKVICWERLSEGTVDKTAVYPREIVALTLRHDASGVILSHNHPGGNPAPSPEDKQMTMEIAALCQDMGIRLLDHVIVTADRFHSFKEAGYL from the coding sequence ATGAAGGATAAACCTCATTACCACGGCCACCGCCAGCGGTTGAAAGAAAAACTCGGCAAAGACTCAAAAAATCTGGCCGACTATGAAATTCTGGAGCTGGTGCTTGGGCAGGTGCTGCCCCGGCAGGACACTAAACCGCTGGCCAAGGAATTGCTGGCGGAATTCGGCACCCTTGGCGGAGTGTTTCATGCACCGGATGAGCAGCTCAAGAAGTTCAAGGGCATCGGGCCGGGGGTTTTAATATTTTTCACGCTCATGCGTGAATTCTGGACCAGAATTGCCGAAGAGCCACTGAAGAATAAGGAAACGCTTTCTTCTGCAGAGGCCGTCCGCAAGGCTGCTATGGCCCGCATAGGCAATCTGTCCAAAGAGGAATTCTGGATTGCACTGGTCAACAACCAGAACAAAGTGATATGCTGGGAGAGGCTGTCGGAAGGCACAGTGGACAAGACCGCAGTATATCCGCGCGAAATTGTGGCACTGACCCTGCGCCACGATGCCAGCGGAGTGATCCTGAGTCATAATCATCCCGGAGGCAATCCGGCTCCGTCACCGGAAGATAAACAGATGACAATGGAGATAGCCGCACTCTGTCAGGACATGGGAATCCGTCTGCTCGATCACGTTATCGTGACCGCGGACAGATTCCACAGCTTCAAGGAAGCAGGATATTTGTAG
- a CDS encoding acylphosphatase has protein sequence MIRSYHCVVTGKVQGVFFRAWVNDQAAALGLYGWVRNLDEGRVEVLLQGDETKVAEMRTRLLVGPPLSQVADVKCEWMDYDTEHKGFEIR, from the coding sequence ATGATCAGAAGCTATCATTGTGTTGTTACCGGCAAGGTGCAGGGAGTATTCTTCCGTGCATGGGTCAATGATCAGGCTGCGGCTCTCGGCCTCTACGGCTGGGTACGTAACCTTGATGAAGGCAGGGTGGAAGTACTGCTGCAGGGCGATGAAACAAAAGTCGCTGAAATGAGAACCCGGCTGCTGGTCGGTCCGCCCCTTTCGCAGGTCGCAGACGTGAAATGCGAATGGATGGATTACGACACCGAGCATAAGGGATTTGAAATTCGCTGA
- the lon gene encoding endopeptidase La, whose product MKKKKSPIKPLKLNKKDKAEVQKKAQQEPQQDAGNDQGLNKPPVSPLNVLHDAADLLDDAGSIPEDAYVDIPTTLPVLAVRDIVVFNYMILPLFVGREKSVNAVEAAMTGNRYVMVLTQKDEAVENPEHEDLYLTGTVCMIMRMLKMPDGRLKVLVQGVSRARVKRFIGSEPFHIAEIEAIPEAESGELDATQEALVRSSREQSEKILTLRGISSADIMSVLNNVDEPGRLADLIASNLRMKVDVAQSILECGEPVERLTLVNTQLTQEVEVASMQNKIQSMAKEGMDKAQKDFYLREQLKAIKKELGESTDEAEEAEEIRAAIAKAKMPKEVRKEAEKQLRRLEAMHPEASEATVIRTYLDWMIEIPWTKQSRDRLDIIEAKKILDEDHYDLEKVKERILEYLSVRKLNPSMKGPILCFVGPPGVGKTSLGRSIARSLKRKFHRMSLGGMRDEAEIRGHRRTYIGSMPGRIIQGIKQCGTRNPVIMLDEIDKLGSDFRGDPSSALLEVLDPEQNNSFTDHYLNVPYDLSKVMFICTANVLDSIPRPLLDRMEVIRIPGYTEYDKVNIAKRYILGRQCKENGLKEDEMIMEDEIIAKIIKEYTREAGLRNLEREVGSVCRKLARKKAEGEKGPFEVTADNLHKYLGIPKHLEDEKENELPAGVALGLAWTPVGGTVLHVEVSAMPGKGKQLLTGQLGDVMKESAQAAVSFARRHADEYGISSKFHEEQDLHIHVPDGATPKDGPSAGVTLVTALVSALTGVPANPELAMTGEISLRGRVLPVGGIKEKILAAVSLGMKRVLIPSQNQKDLEDIPEELLAKIEITPIERIDEIWPIAKAK is encoded by the coding sequence TTGAAGAAAAAAAAATCACCTATCAAACCGCTCAAGCTGAACAAGAAAGACAAGGCCGAAGTTCAGAAAAAAGCGCAACAGGAACCACAGCAGGACGCCGGAAATGATCAGGGTTTGAACAAGCCCCCGGTTTCTCCGCTGAATGTGCTGCATGATGCCGCCGACCTGCTCGATGACGCAGGGAGCATCCCCGAGGATGCTTATGTGGATATCCCCACCACCCTTCCGGTACTGGCCGTGCGCGATATCGTTGTCTTCAACTACATGATCCTGCCCCTTTTCGTAGGCCGGGAAAAGTCCGTCAATGCCGTGGAAGCGGCCATGACCGGAAACCGCTACGTCATGGTCCTGACCCAGAAAGACGAAGCCGTTGAAAACCCCGAACACGAAGACCTCTACCTGACCGGGACCGTGTGCATGATCATGCGCATGCTCAAGATGCCCGACGGCCGCCTCAAAGTGCTGGTGCAGGGCGTCTCCCGCGCACGGGTAAAAAGATTTATCGGCTCCGAGCCTTTCCATATCGCGGAGATTGAGGCCATTCCTGAAGCGGAATCAGGCGAGCTTGATGCCACTCAGGAAGCACTGGTCCGCTCCTCCCGCGAGCAGAGCGAAAAAATCCTGACCCTGCGCGGCATTTCTTCCGCCGACATCATGTCCGTACTCAACAATGTTGATGAACCGGGACGTCTTGCGGACCTGATCGCTTCCAACCTGCGCATGAAGGTCGATGTGGCCCAGTCCATCCTTGAATGCGGTGAGCCTGTTGAGCGGCTGACGCTGGTCAACACCCAGCTGACGCAGGAAGTGGAAGTGGCCTCCATGCAGAATAAAATCCAGTCCATGGCCAAGGAAGGAATGGACAAGGCCCAGAAAGATTTCTACCTGCGCGAACAGCTCAAAGCCATTAAAAAAGAACTCGGTGAATCAACTGACGAAGCCGAGGAAGCCGAAGAAATCCGCGCAGCCATTGCCAAGGCAAAAATGCCCAAGGAAGTGCGCAAGGAAGCGGAAAAGCAACTCCGCCGCCTTGAAGCCATGCACCCGGAAGCATCCGAGGCAACTGTCATCCGCACCTATCTGGACTGGATGATTGAAATCCCGTGGACCAAACAGTCCCGCGACCGCCTCGACATCATCGAAGCCAAAAAAATTCTCGATGAAGACCACTACGATCTTGAAAAGGTCAAGGAACGCATCCTTGAATACTTGAGTGTACGCAAGCTGAATCCGTCCATGAAAGGCCCCATCCTTTGCTTTGTGGGCCCCCCCGGTGTCGGTAAAACTTCACTGGGCCGCTCCATTGCGCGCAGCCTGAAGCGTAAGTTCCACCGCATGTCGCTGGGCGGTATGCGTGATGAAGCCGAGATCCGAGGTCACCGCCGCACCTACATCGGCTCCATGCCCGGACGTATCATTCAGGGCATCAAGCAGTGCGGCACCCGCAACCCGGTGATCATGCTTGACGAAATCGACAAGCTCGGTTCCGATTTCCGTGGCGATCCTTCCTCCGCCCTGCTGGAAGTGCTGGACCCGGAACAAAACAATTCCTTCACCGACCATTACCTGAACGTGCCCTACGACCTTTCCAAGGTTATGTTCATCTGCACCGCAAACGTGCTGGATTCCATCCCCCGCCCCCTGCTGGACCGCATGGAAGTCATCCGCATTCCCGGCTACACCGAATATGACAAGGTCAATATTGCCAAACGTTATATTCTCGGCCGCCAGTGCAAAGAAAACGGTCTTAAAGAAGATGAAATGATCATGGAAGATGAAATCATCGCCAAGATCATTAAAGAATACACCCGTGAAGCAGGGCTGCGTAACCTTGAACGCGAAGTTGGCTCTGTTTGCCGTAAGCTTGCCCGTAAAAAGGCAGAAGGTGAAAAAGGCCCCTTTGAAGTCACCGCTGACAACCTGCACAAATATCTCGGCATTCCCAAACATCTTGAAGATGAAAAGGAAAACGAACTGCCCGCGGGTGTAGCATTGGGCCTCGCATGGACCCCTGTAGGCGGCACCGTGCTGCACGTTGAGGTCTCCGCCATGCCCGGCAAGGGCAAACAGCTGCTCACCGGACAGCTCGGCGATGTGATGAAGGAATCCGCACAGGCTGCGGTATCCTTTGCCCGCCGCCATGCCGATGAATACGGTATCAGCTCCAAGTTCCACGAGGAGCAGGACCTGCACATCCACGTGCCTGACGGAGCAACCCCCAAGGACGGCCCTTCCGCAGGCGTGACCCTTGTCACCGCCCTTGTTTCCGCCCTGACCGGAGTCCCGGCCAACCCGGAACTGGCCATGACCGGTGAAATCTCCCTGCGCGGACGCGTACTGCCCGTGGGCGGCATCAAGGAAAAAATCCTCGCCGCCGTATCTCTGGGCATGAAACGGGTCCTGATTCCCTCCCAGAACCAGAAGGACCTTGAGGACATCCCTGAAGAACTGCTGGCAAAAATCGAAATCACCCCCATCGAACGGATTGATGAGATCTGGCCCATTGCCAAGGCCAAGTAG
- a CDS encoding DMT family transporter yields the protein MNTGKQTESIKSSLAGVTPMHKVLSGAFIISFSAVWVGIADVPATTSGFYRVFFGSLFLFIAAAFSGELKQINLKQVVPYSVCGFLFALDLYFWHESILLVGPGLATILGNCQVFIMALCGVIFLGERLTARFVFSLPVAIFGLLLLIGFNWSELSEPSMKGIIYGLLTAFCYALFMLTLRRIQGRSASDLTFSPLLFVSAFCAAFLAIVLFLTDTSFVIPDLKSFGSLLTLGLFSQAAGWIMIATAMPRIPASITGLVLLLQPFLSFLWDVLIFYRPTTHIHWLGVFVTLSAIYLGASGKKS from the coding sequence ATGAATACCGGAAAACAAACAGAATCGATAAAAAGTTCTTTGGCTGGCGTAACGCCGATGCATAAAGTTCTCAGCGGGGCTTTTATTATCAGTTTTTCTGCTGTGTGGGTCGGTATAGCGGATGTCCCGGCAACAACATCCGGTTTTTACCGGGTATTTTTCGGATCATTATTTTTATTTATAGCTGCTGCTTTTTCGGGAGAGTTAAAACAGATAAACCTGAAACAGGTAGTGCCGTACAGTGTCTGCGGTTTTTTATTCGCGTTGGACTTGTACTTCTGGCATGAAAGCATCCTTTTGGTCGGGCCGGGACTGGCAACGATTTTAGGTAATTGTCAGGTTTTTATCATGGCTTTGTGCGGAGTTATATTTTTGGGAGAAAGACTTACCGCAAGGTTTGTTTTCTCTTTACCCGTGGCTATTTTCGGCCTGCTGCTCCTGATCGGCTTTAATTGGTCAGAACTTTCTGAGCCATCAATGAAAGGCATCATTTACGGACTACTGACCGCATTCTGCTATGCTTTATTTATGCTGACATTACGAAGAATCCAAGGCCGCTCAGCATCGGACCTAACTTTCTCACCGCTGCTTTTTGTGTCTGCCTTCTGTGCTGCTTTTCTGGCTATCGTATTATTTTTAACCGACACCTCTTTTGTAATTCCAGACCTGAAATCCTTTGGCTCATTGCTTACGCTGGGCCTGTTCAGTCAGGCTGCAGGCTGGATAATGATAGCTACTGCCATGCCCAGAATTCCAGCCTCCATCACCGGGCTGGTGCTTCTGCTGCAGCCGTTTCTATCATTTCTCTGGGATGTTCTGATTTTTTACCGCCCCACAACACATATCCATTGGCTGGGTGTTTTTGTTACCCTTTCAGCAATATATCTGGGTGCATCGGGGAAAAAGAGCTGA
- a CDS encoding DUF169 domain-containing protein, producing MESIIAKHLSPEMHPVALLTSDERPDGAIQPKEGKYVCIMTMFAQVAAHAKTAVFDRNTYGCPGASVGLGLGSVYPSVMGGLDVFEAFFSKGIDSAKDPDAYAEAVKHAPKHMVNKLTVGERFHASPGKARRWMTEELPEYDFKEEFRVLKPLSEVTDGEVPASVVFVVNPLQLSALITLAGSVRDGLLDIMAPQGAACQMIGAYVFQQAAADIPRPVLGLTDLAARKHIRKTIPPEYLTFAMPWELFLQYEEAAEDGIFSSPLWEDML from the coding sequence ATGGAAAGTATAATCGCAAAGCACTTAAGCCCGGAGATGCACCCGGTTGCCCTGTTGACTTCTGATGAACGCCCTGATGGTGCCATACAACCCAAGGAAGGAAAGTATGTCTGCATAATGACTATGTTCGCACAAGTGGCAGCACATGCTAAGACAGCTGTTTTTGATAGAAACACATATGGGTGCCCCGGTGCTTCAGTGGGGCTGGGTCTAGGATCTGTATATCCTTCTGTTATGGGCGGACTTGATGTTTTTGAGGCTTTTTTTTCCAAAGGGATCGATTCAGCCAAAGACCCTGATGCCTATGCTGAGGCGGTAAAGCATGCTCCCAAACATATGGTCAACAAGCTTACTGTGGGTGAGAGATTTCATGCTTCGCCGGGGAAGGCACGCCGCTGGATGACCGAAGAGCTGCCTGAATATGATTTCAAAGAAGAATTCAGAGTCTTGAAACCGCTTTCCGAAGTTACAGATGGTGAAGTTCCGGCTTCAGTTGTTTTTGTAGTAAACCCTTTGCAATTGTCAGCACTTATCACTCTGGCCGGCTCTGTCAGGGATGGTCTGCTGGATATAATGGCTCCTCAGGGAGCAGCATGCCAGATGATCGGAGCGTATGTTTTCCAGCAGGCGGCGGCTGATATTCCCCGTCCTGTTCTGGGGCTTACAGACCTTGCGGCCAGAAAGCATATCCGTAAAACAATACCTCCTGAATATCTGACCTTCGCCATGCCGTGGGAGCTTTTTCTACAATACGAAGAGGCTGCTGAAGATGGAATATTTTCATCTCCGCTCTGGGAAGACATGTTGTAA
- a CDS encoding zinc ribbon domain-containing protein: MPIFEYKCADCGNEFEELVFNRDECPPCPACKSEQTEKLMSACKFKTGGGAPDMGDFGAAPAPAASSSSSGCAGCSGGDCSSCGS; encoded by the coding sequence ATGCCTATTTTCGAATATAAATGTGCTGACTGCGGCAATGAGTTCGAGGAGCTGGTTTTCAACCGCGACGAATGCCCTCCCTGCCCGGCCTGTAAATCCGAACAGACCGAAAAACTCATGTCCGCATGCAAGTTCAAAACAGGCGGCGGAGCACCTGATATGGGTGATTTCGGAGCAGCTCCCGCTCCGGCAGCTTCTTCCAGCAGCAGCGGTTGTGCCGGATGTTCCGGCGGCGACTGTTCTTCCTGTGGCAGTTAA
- the hemC gene encoding hydroxymethylbilane synthase — MRKITIATRGSKLALWQANHISDLLREEYPGIEVQLLKIKTKGDKILDVPLAKVGGKGLFVKEIEEALLDGRADLAVHSMKDVPTELPEGLEVGIIPPREAETDTLLSVKYNSLKDLPAGAVVGTSSLRRQSQVLSLRDDLKIESLRGNLDTRVNKLLNGEFDAIVVATAGLNRLKLSAPKSEILGPPTFLPAVAQGALGIEYRIEDTEIQDILAFLHDEMTARQVKAERGFLTGLDGGCQVPIAAWSQLDGDQVKLTGFVADIDGSSPICMEKSGPADDAWDIGMALAEEVLAAGAKEILDRVYDKC, encoded by the coding sequence ATGAGAAAAATCACTATCGCAACCCGTGGCAGCAAACTTGCCCTCTGGCAGGCCAACCATATTTCCGACCTTCTGCGTGAAGAGTACCCCGGAATCGAAGTTCAACTGCTCAAGATTAAAACCAAGGGCGACAAAATTCTGGACGTTCCGCTGGCAAAAGTGGGCGGCAAAGGTCTTTTCGTAAAGGAAATCGAAGAAGCACTGCTTGATGGCCGCGCCGACCTCGCTGTGCACAGCATGAAGGACGTTCCCACAGAACTTCCCGAAGGTCTTGAAGTAGGCATCATTCCTCCGCGTGAGGCAGAAACCGACACCCTGCTTTCCGTAAAATACAACTCCCTTAAGGATCTGCCCGCAGGTGCCGTTGTGGGCACCAGCAGCCTGCGCCGCCAGTCTCAGGTGTTGTCCCTGCGCGATGATCTTAAAATCGAATCCCTGCGCGGCAACCTCGACACCCGCGTAAACAAGCTGCTCAACGGCGAATTTGACGCCATTGTGGTTGCCACCGCCGGACTGAACAGACTCAAACTTTCCGCCCCCAAAAGCGAAATCCTCGGTCCCCCGACCTTCCTGCCCGCAGTGGCACAGGGCGCGCTGGGCATCGAATACCGCATCGAAGACACCGAAATTCAGGACATCCTCGCCTTCCTGCATGATGAAATGACCGCCCGTCAGGTCAAAGCCGAACGCGGTTTCCTGACCGGACTGGACGGCGGTTGTCAGGTGCCCATCGCAGCATGGTCCCAGCTTGACGGCGATCAGGTTAAACTGACCGGATTCGTTGCCGACATTGACGGCTCCAGCCCCATCTGCATGGAAAAGAGCGGACCTGCTGACGATGCATGGGACATCGGCATGGCTCTAGCCGAAGAAGTGCTGGCCGCAGGAGCAAAAGAAATTCTCGATCGCGTTTATGATAAGTGCTAG
- the selD gene encoding selenide, water dikinase SelD — translation MPKELVKTVKAAGUAAKIAPGDLEQVLCGLAVEDARLLTGLGGNEDSAIVSFPAGKALVQTLDFFTPVVNDPYWFGQIAAANSLSDVYSMGGEPWTAMNIVCYPMKEMGPEILREILKGGMDKILESGAVLAGGHSVEDDEIKYGLSVTGMVEPDGFASNKGLREGDQLLLTKPLGTGVLATALKADWEGAKKFEEDVYKWSSKLNSAGGKVIRELGLKGATDVTGFGLGGHVLEMADASNVAVELWLDKVPFMDDVLELASMGMIPAGSFANRNYCSSQVQAAADADSIKTDLVFDAQTSGGLILAVREEQQQQATDMLLEAGDLAVHVGEVKAHEAGVARLRIV, via the coding sequence ATGCCGAAAGAATTGGTAAAGACTGTTAAAGCAGCCGGTTGAGCAGCCAAGATCGCTCCGGGGGACCTGGAGCAGGTTTTGTGCGGTTTGGCCGTGGAGGATGCGCGCCTTCTTACCGGGCTGGGCGGAAACGAGGATTCCGCCATAGTCTCTTTTCCTGCGGGCAAAGCACTGGTCCAGACCTTGGACTTTTTTACCCCGGTGGTAAATGATCCTTACTGGTTCGGGCAGATTGCTGCGGCCAATTCCCTTTCCGATGTTTACTCCATGGGCGGCGAACCCTGGACCGCCATGAATATTGTCTGCTACCCCATGAAAGAAATGGGACCGGAAATCCTGCGCGAGATTCTCAAAGGCGGCATGGATAAAATCCTTGAATCCGGGGCCGTGCTGGCCGGCGGGCACAGCGTGGAAGACGATGAAATCAAGTACGGGCTTTCGGTAACCGGAATGGTTGAACCGGACGGTTTTGCTTCCAACAAGGGCTTGCGCGAAGGCGACCAGCTGCTGCTGACCAAGCCGCTGGGAACCGGGGTGCTGGCTACGGCTTTGAAGGCTGATTGGGAAGGTGCCAAGAAATTTGAAGAAGATGTTTATAAATGGTCCTCCAAGCTGAACAGCGCGGGCGGTAAGGTTATCCGTGAGCTGGGCCTCAAGGGTGCAACGGATGTAACCGGATTCGGCCTTGGCGGGCATGTGCTGGAAATGGCCGATGCCTCAAATGTGGCCGTGGAACTCTGGCTGGATAAGGTGCCGTTCATGGATGATGTTCTGGAACTGGCTTCCATGGGCATGATCCCGGCGGGCAGCTTTGCCAACCGCAATTATTGCAGTTCACAGGTGCAGGCCGCAGCTGATGCGGACTCCATCAAGACCGATCTTGTTTTTGATGCCCAGACATCCGGCGGACTGATTCTGGCTGTTCGTGAAGAACAGCAGCAGCAGGCCACAGACATGTTGTTGGAGGCCGGTGATCTGGCTGTTCATGTAGGCGAAGTCAAAGCTCATGAGGCAGGCGTGGCACGGCTGCGGATAGTATAG
- the cobT gene encoding nicotinate-nucleotide--dimethylbenzimidazole phosphoribosyltransferase, with translation MNEYSRAGLEHVVSAVQPVDSSYEAQARAHLDNLTKPLGSLGRLEDLAVKMFVASGGNPPQSDPARIYTIAGDHGVNEEDVSYFPQEVTRQMVENFLAGGAGINVLARTSGVELMVVDAGCKGGPFPEHPNLIQRRVACGTDNISKGPAMDEGCCLRAMALGIDLADEAHAQGIKVLGTGEMGVSNTTPSTALYCAYFDLDPADITGPGGGIDSEGVLRKTEVVRRALKANADAVRSSDSFAILSALGGYEIAALAGLIIGGAKNKQMICIDGFISTAAYAAAAQICPAVGGYCVLSHASAEPGYAKVIKALGRRPLLHLDMRLGEGSGAALSMFMLRAAANIFNEMATYDAAGVNPGG, from the coding sequence ATGAATGAATATTCCAGAGCAGGACTAGAGCATGTTGTCAGTGCTGTGCAGCCCGTGGATTCGTCCTATGAAGCACAGGCCCGTGCTCATCTGGACAACCTGACCAAACCTCTTGGAAGCCTCGGCAGGCTGGAAGATCTTGCGGTGAAGATGTTCGTTGCCTCCGGCGGCAATCCTCCCCAGTCCGATCCGGCCCGTATTTACACCATTGCCGGGGATCACGGGGTCAACGAGGAGGACGTCAGCTACTTTCCGCAGGAAGTTACCCGTCAGATGGTGGAAAACTTTCTGGCCGGTGGAGCGGGGATCAACGTACTGGCCCGTACCTCCGGGGTGGAGCTGATGGTGGTCGATGCCGGGTGCAAGGGTGGCCCTTTCCCCGAACATCCCAACCTGATTCAGCGCAGGGTGGCCTGCGGCACTGACAATATTTCTAAAGGTCCGGCCATGGACGAGGGTTGCTGCCTGCGGGCCATGGCTCTGGGCATCGACCTTGCTGACGAGGCTCACGCTCAAGGTATCAAAGTCCTTGGGACCGGAGAAATGGGAGTCTCCAACACAACGCCCTCCACAGCCCTCTATTGTGCATATTTCGATCTCGATCCCGCAGACATCACCGGGCCGGGCGGCGGAATTGATTCCGAGGGGGTGCTGCGCAAAACTGAAGTTGTGCGCCGGGCTTTAAAGGCGAATGCTGACGCCGTGCGTTCTTCAGATTCTTTTGCTATTCTGTCTGCGCTGGGCGGGTATGAAATTGCCGCTTTGGCAGGGCTGATCATAGGCGGGGCAAAGAATAAACAGATGATCTGCATCGATGGATTTATTTCCACCGCAGCCTACGCTGCCGCTGCGCAGATATGTCCGGCAGTGGGCGGGTATTGCGTACTCAGCCATGCTTCAGCCGAACCGGGTTATGCGAAAGTAATCAAGGCTCTTGGGCGCAGGCCGCTTTTGCATCTCGATATGAGGCTTGGTGAAGGCTCAGGCGCGGCACTGTCCATGTTCATGCTGCGTGCAGCCGCAAATATTTTTAATGAAATGGCAACGTACGACGCTGCCGGGGTTAACCCGGGAGGTTAA